Proteins encoded together in one Telopea speciosissima isolate NSW1024214 ecotype Mountain lineage chromosome 6, Tspe_v1, whole genome shotgun sequence window:
- the LOC122664596 gene encoding uncharacterized protein LOC122664596, translated as MASSSAAVVSSGDSDSCRKQNLGVRITDGTISATENSEIDSSGFSRNTESELKYISDNSIEISYTESSALLPSSARLRSCDIFIGFTGCKPALLRFVKWLRAEVEFLGVSCFAADRSHCRDAVEHNIVETAMNAATFGVVLVTKKSFSNPYSIYELKSFLGKKNLVPIFFDLGPGDCLVSDIIEKQGEVWEKHGGELWKFYGGVEKEWKEAVNGLLHMNGLEAHSGNWRDCILEAILLIGTMLGRNSVIDRVKRWKERVEKEEFLFPRNEFFVGRKKELLKLELILFGDVKGDGESGCFEIKTSHRRKHSVEGRSRSKGNIEPRVENQQEERGKGKEPMLRKEFEKEIQMEHCECPETLCQIQKGKGVGTQTSRKKYANLKHGKGVACVSGERGIGKTELLLEFAYRFAQRYRMVLWVGGEARYIRQNYLNLFRLFEVDVSIDKQLCLERNRPRSFEELEDEAIRRVRKELMRDIPFLILIDNLEDEKDWWDAKNVMELLPCFGRESHVIISTCLPMILNLKPLRLSYLSGMEAVSLMKGSLKSFSMADIDALRDIGEKLGRHTFGLALVGGILSELRIDPHGLLDAINKMPFKDFTCTSGEDQLSRCYPFLMRLLDVCFLLFDRVDKVALRMALASGWFAPLPVPVSLLTLASSEVLKEQPGSNLREKCLNFLNFKFIMSKSKRSVMESSNMLVRTGFARSTTKRGLIFFHEIIKFYACKRDGSGTAHAMFSAVNSMSFHSEYTEHIWAASFILFKFGTDPAIIKPKVPELVSFIGQLALPLAKYIFNNYSRCNAALELLRKCIEALEAVEESVISQLDKEQEKSSCWGSTCPYLYREISLLKATLLETRAELMLKGGEYEIAEQLSQAATNIREAFNGSSDQKSRSSCDSIDHLLRPQSNAPYK; from the exons ATGGCTAGTTCTTCTGCTGCTGTTGTTTCTTCTGGTGATTCAGACTCATGTAG AAAACAGAATTTGGGTGTTAGAATTACTGATGGCACCATATCTGCGACTGAAAACTCTGAGATAGATTCTTCTGGGTTTAGTAGGAATACTGAAAGTGAGTTGAAGTACATATCTGATAATAGTATTGAGATATCCTATACAGAATCCTCAGCTTTGCTTCCATCCTCAGCAAGGTTGCGAAGCTGtgatatttttattggattcacaGGATGCAAACCAGCTTTGCTCAGATTTGTGAAGTGGCTCCGTGCAGAGGTAGAATTTCTGGGGGTATCTTGCTTTGCTGCTGATAGAAGCCACTGTAGGGATGCGGTGGAGCACAATATTGTTGAGACGGCAATGAATGCTGCGACTTTTGGAGTTGTTCTTGTTACAAAGAAGTCATTTTCAAACCCATATAGCATCTATGAGCTTAAGAGTTTCTTGGGCAAGAAGAATTTGGTTCCCATTTTTTTTGACTTGGGACCTGGGGACTGCTTGGTGAGTGATATTATTGAGAAACAGGGGGAGGTGTGGGAAAAACATGGCGGGGAGCTTTGGAAATTTTATGGTGGGGTAGAGAAGGAATGGAAAGAAGCTGTCAATGGGCTCTTGCATATGAATGGATTGGAAGCCCACTCCGGTAATTGGAGGGATTGTATCTTAGAGGCCATCCTTCTTATAGGGACTATGTTGGGGAGGAATAGTGTGATAGATAGGGTGAAAAGGTGGAAGGAGAGGGTTGAAAAAGAGGAGTTCCTATTCCCTCGAAATGAATTTTTTGTTGGGAGGAAGAAAGAGCTTCTTAAGCTTGAACTAATATTGTTTGGAGATGTGAAAGGTGATGGAGAAAGTGGCTGCTTTGAAATCAAAACAAGTCATCGAAGAAAGCATTCGGTAGAAGGTAGAAGTAGGAGTAAGGGCAACATAGAGCCAAGGGTAGAAAATCAGCAAGAGGAGAGAGGTAAGGGGAAAGAGCCTATGCTGCGGAAGGAGTTTGAAAAGGAGATTCAAATGGAACATTGTGAATGTCCAGAAACACTTTGTCAgatccaaaaaggaaaaggtgTGGGAACGCAAACAAGTAGGAAGAAATATGCAAATTTAAAACATGGAAAGGGTGTTGCTTGTGTATCTGGTGAGCGGGGCATTGGCAAGACCGAGCTTTTGCTGGAATTTGCATATAGATTTGCTCAAAGATATAGGATGGTTTTGTGGGTGGGTGGGGAGGCCAGATATATTCGACAAAACTACTTGAATTTGTTCCGTCTTTTTGAAGTAGATGTAAGCATTGATAAACAGCTTTGTCTTGAGAGAAATAGACCTAGGAGCTTTGAGGAGCTGGAGGATGAAGCCATTCGTAGGGTGAGGAAAGAACTCATGCGGGACATTCCCtttctgattttgattgataACTTGGAGGATGAGAAAGACTGGTGGGATGCAAAGAATGTAATGGAGCTTCTCCCATGTTTTGGTAGAGAAAGTCATGTTATTATATCCACTTGTCTTCCTATGATATTGAACCTTAAGCCTTTGAGGCTCTCTTACTTATCAGGCATGGAGGCAGTGTCCTTGATGAAGGGAAGTTTGAAAAGTTTCTCGATGGCAGATATTGATGCTCTTCGAGACATTGGAGAAAAATTGGGTAGACATACCTTTGGCCTTGCTCTAGTAGGGGGAATCCTTTCAGAACTTCGAATTGATCCCCATGGACTCCTTGATGCAATTAATAAAATGCCTTTCAAAGATTTTACATGTACTAGTGGAGAAGATCAATTGTCGAGGTGCTATCCCTTTCTCATGCGGCTTTTAGATGTCTGTTTCTTACTTTTTGACCGTGTTGATAAGGTAGCTTTGAGAATGGCATTAGCAAGTGGTTGGTTTGCTCCTTTACCAGTCCCAGTATCACTATTGACTTTAGCATCCTCTGAAGTCTTGAAGGAGCAACCTGGGTCCAATCTTCGAGAGAAGTGCTTGAAtttcttaaattttaaattcatAATGTCGAAGTCTAAGAGGTCGGTGATGGAATCATCGAATATGTTGGTGAGAACCGGGTTTGCAAGAAGTACCACCAAGCGTGGGTTAATTTTCTTTCACGAGATTATCAAGTTCTATGCTTGCAAGAGAGATGGTAGTGGTACTGCTCATGCTATGTTTTCTGCAGTTAACTCAATGAGCTTTCATAGTGAATATACTGAACATATATGGGCTGCAAGCTTCATATTATTCAAATTTGGGACAGATCCAGCCATTATCAAGCCCAAGGTACCTGAGTTGGTCTCCTTCATAGGGCAGTTAGCTCTTCCTCTAGCTAAATACATATTCAACAATTACTCACGGTGCAATGCAGCTTTGGAGCTCTTACGCAAATGTATCGAGGCTTTGGAAGCTGTTGAGGAATCTGTAATTTCACAATTGGATAAAGAGCAGGAGAAATCTTCTTGTTGGGGAAGCACATGCCCATATCTCTATCGAGAAATATCTCTCTTGAAAGCAACCTTGCTTGAAACAAGGGCTGAGCTAATGCTTAAAGGTGGGGAATATGAAATTGCAGAACAGCTAAGTCAGGCAGCTACAAACATACGAGAGGCGTTTAATGGCTCAAGTGATCAGAAGTCAAGATCTTCTTGTGATTCCATAGATCACCTCTTAAGGCCGCAATCAAATGCCCCATACAAATGA